From one Sylvia atricapilla isolate bSylAtr1 chromosome 17, bSylAtr1.pri, whole genome shotgun sequence genomic stretch:
- the LOC136368929 gene encoding septin-2 — translation MSQSGEKVKFSDSAGYVGFANLPNQVHRKSVKKGFEFTLMVVGESGLGKSTLINSLFLTDLYPERYIPGAAEKIERTVQIEASTVEIEERGVKLRLTVVDTPGYGDAINSQDCFKTIIHYIDNQFERYLHDESGLNRRHIIDNRVHCCFYFISPFGHGLKPLDVEFMKALHGKVNIVPVIAKADTLTLKERERLKRRVLDEISEHGIRIYQLPDADSDEDEEFKEQTRVLKASIPFAVIGSNQLIEVKGKKIRGRLYPWGVVEVENPEHNDFLKLRTMLVTHMQDLQEVTQDLHYENFRSERLKRTGKPVEEEVVDKDRILQQKEAELRRMQEMIAQMQAQMRMKPGDD, via the exons ATGTCTCAGTCAGGTGAAAAAGTAAAG TTTTCCGACTCGGCGGGCTATGTGGGGTTTGCTAATCTGCCCAACCAGGTTCACAGGAAATCTGTGAAGAAGGGCTTTGAATTCACACTCATGGTGGTTG gTGAGTCTGGCTTAGGAAAATCCACTTTAATTAACAGTCTGTTCCTGACTGATCTTTATCCAGAACGTTAtattcctggagctgcag agaaaatagAGAGAACAGTTCAAATCGAAGCTTCTACAGTAGAGATAGAGGAGCGAGGGGTGAAGCTGCGTTTAACTGTAGTTGACACACCAGGATATGGAGATGCCATTAACAGCCAGGACTG CTTCAAAACCATTATCCACTACATCGACAACCAGTTTGAGCGATACCTGCACGATGAGAGTGGTCTGAACAGGCGCCACATCATAGACAACAGAGTCCACTGCTGCTTCTACTTCATCTCTCCTTTTGGCCATGG ACTGAAGCCATTAGATGTAGAGTTCATGAAGGCTCTTCATGGAAAAGTCAACATCGTCCCTGTGATTGCCAAGGCTGACACCCTGACgctgaaggagagggagaggctgAAGAGAAGA GTTCTGGATGAGATTTCTGAACATGGCATTAGGATTTATCAGCTCCCCGATGCGGATTCTGATGAAGACGAGGAGTTTAAAGAACAAACTAGAGTTTTAAAG GCTAGCATTCCCTTCGCTGTTATTGGATCCAATCAACTTATTGAGGTGAAGGGTAAAAAAATCCGAGGCCGCCTTTATCCCTGGGGAGTTGTTGAAGTTGAAAATCCAGAGCACAATGATTTCCTCAAGCTGCGCACAATGCTGGT GACACACATGCAGGACCTGCAGGAGGTGACCCAAGACTTGCACTACGAGAACTTCCGTTCCGAGAGGCTAAAACGCACTGGCAA GCCTGTTGAAGAGGAAGTGGTAGACAAGGATAGAATCCTCCAGCAGAAAGAGGCTGAG